A genome region from Piliocolobus tephrosceles isolate RC106 chromosome 8, ASM277652v3, whole genome shotgun sequence includes the following:
- the FIGNL1 gene encoding fidgetin-like protein 1 isoform X1 — MQTSSSRSVHLSEWQKNYFAITSGICTGWKADAYRAQILRIQYAWANSEISQVCATKLFKKYAEKYSAIIDSDNVESGLNNYAENILTLAGSQQTDSDKWQSGLSINNVFKMSSVQKMMQAGKKFKDSLLEPAHASVVIHKEATVFDLPKFSVCGSSQESDPLPNSAHDQDRTQDFPENNPLKLLQSAQPPMVTNTAKTCPTFSAPVGDSATAKFHVTPLFGNVKKENHSSPKENIGLNMFLSNQSCFPAACESPQRKSFYDSGTIDALSNPILNKTCSKTEDNGPKEDSNLPTFKTAKEQLWVDQQKKYHQPQRASGSSYGGVKKSLGASRSRGILGKFVPPIPKQDGGEQNGGKQYKPYGAGPTEPAHPVDERLKNLEPKMIELIMNEIMDHGPPVNWEDIAGVEFAKATIKEIVVWPMLRPDIFTGLRGPPKGILLFGPPGTGKTLIGKCIASQSGATFFSISASSLTSKWVGEGEKMVRALFAVARCQQPAVIFIDEIDSLLSQRGDGEHESSRRIKTEFLVQLDGATTSSEDRILVVGATNRPQEIDEAARRRLVKRLYIPLPEASARKQIVINLMSKEQCCLSEEEIEQVVQQSDGFSGADMTQLCREASLGPIRSLQTADIATVTPDQVRPIAYIDFENAFRTVRPSVSPKDLELYENWNKTFGCGK, encoded by the coding sequence ATGCAGACCTCCAGCTCTAGATCTGTGCACCTGAGTGAATGGCAGAAGAATTACTTCGCAATTACATCTGGCATATGTACAGGATGGAAGGCAGATGCATACCGTGCACAGATATTACGCATTCAGTATGCATGGGCAAACTCTGAGATTTCCCAGGtctgtgctaccaaactgttcaaaAAATATGCAGAGAAATATTCTGCAATTATTGATTCTGACAATGTTGAATCTGGCTTGAATAATTatgcagaaaacattttaactttGGCAGGATCTCAACAAACAGATAGTGACAAGTGGCAGTCTGGATTGtcaataaataatgttttcaaaatgagTAGTGTACAGAAGATGATGCAAGCTGGCAAAAAATTCAAAGACTCTCTGTTGGAACCTGCTCATGCATCAGTGGTAATCCATAAGGAGGCCACTGTCTTTGATCTTCCTAAATTTAGTGTTTGTGGTAGTTCTCAAGAGAGTGACCCATTACCTAACTCAGCCCATGATCAAGATAGGACCCAGGACTTCCCAGAGAACAATCCTTTGAAACTCCTTCAGAGTGCCCAGCCACCTATGGTGACTAACACTGCTAAGACTTGTCCTACATTCTCAGCACCTGTAGGTGACTCAGCCACTGCAAAATTCCATGTCACACCGTTGTTTGGAAATGTCAAAAAGGAAAATCACAGCTccccaaaagaaaacataggactTAATATGTTCTTATCTAATCAGTCTTGTTTTCCTGCTGCCTGTGAGAGTCCACAAAGGAAGTCTTTTTATGATTCTGGCACCATTGATGCACTTTCCAATCCAATACTAAATAAGACTTGTAGTAAAACAGAAGATAATGGCCCAAAGGAGGATAGCAACCTGCCTACATTTAAAACGGCAAAAGAACAATTATGGGTAGATCAGCAAAAAAAGTACCACCAACCTCAGCGTGCATCAGGGTCTTCATATGGTGGTGTAAAAAAGTCTCTAGGAGCTAGTAGATCCCGAGGAATACTTGGAAAGTTTGTTCCTCCTATACCCAAGCAAGATGGGGGAGAGCAGAATGGAGGAAAGCAGTATAAGCCTTATGGGGCAGGGCCTACAGAACCAGCACATCCAGTCGATGAGCGTCTGAAGAACTTGGAGCCAAAGATGATTGAACTTATTATGAATGAGATTATGGATCATGGACCTCCAGTAAATTGGGAAGATATTGCAGGAGTAGAATTTGCTAAAGCCACCATAAAGGAAATAGTTGTGTGGCCCATGTTGAGGCCAGACATCTTTACTGGTTTAAGGGGACCCCCTAAAGGAATTTTGCTCTTTGGTCCTCCTGGGACTGGTAAAACTCTAATTGGCAAGTGCATTGCTAGTCAGTCTGGGGCAACATTCTTTAGCATCTCTGCTTCATCCTTAACTTCTAAATGGGTAGGTGAGGGGGAGAAAATGGTCCGTGCATTGTTTGCTGTTGCAAGGTGTCAGCAACCAGCTGTGATATTTATTGATGAAATTGATTCCTTGTTATCTCAAAGGGGAGATGGTGAGCATGAATCTTCTAGAAggataaaaacagaatttttagtTCAGCTAGATGGAGCAACAACATCTTCTGAAGATCGTATCCTAGTGGTAGGGGCAACAAATCGGCCACAAGAAATTGATGAGGCTGCCCGGAGAAGATTGGTGAAAAGGCTTTATATTCCCCTCCCAGAAGCTTCAGCCAGGAAACAGATAGTAATTAATCTAATGTCCAAAGAGCAGTGTTGCCTCAGTGAGGAGGAAATTGAACAGGTTGTACAGCAGTCTGATGGGTTCTCAGGAGCAGACATGACACAGCTTTGCAGAGAGGCTTCTCTTGGTCCTATTCGCAGTTTACAAACTGCTGACATTGCTACTGTAACACCGGATCAAGTTCGACCAATAGCTTATATCgattttgaaaatgcttttagAACTGTGCGACCTagtgtttctccaaaagatttaGAGCTTTATGAAAACTGGAACAAAACTTTTGGTTGTGGAAAGTAA
- the FIGNL1 gene encoding fidgetin-like protein 1 isoform X2, which translates to MSSVQKMMQAGKKFKDSLLEPAHASVVIHKEATVFDLPKFSVCGSSQESDPLPNSAHDQDRTQDFPENNPLKLLQSAQPPMVTNTAKTCPTFSAPVGDSATAKFHVTPLFGNVKKENHSSPKENIGLNMFLSNQSCFPAACESPQRKSFYDSGTIDALSNPILNKTCSKTEDNGPKEDSNLPTFKTAKEQLWVDQQKKYHQPQRASGSSYGGVKKSLGASRSRGILGKFVPPIPKQDGGEQNGGKQYKPYGAGPTEPAHPVDERLKNLEPKMIELIMNEIMDHGPPVNWEDIAGVEFAKATIKEIVVWPMLRPDIFTGLRGPPKGILLFGPPGTGKTLIGKCIASQSGATFFSISASSLTSKWVGEGEKMVRALFAVARCQQPAVIFIDEIDSLLSQRGDGEHESSRRIKTEFLVQLDGATTSSEDRILVVGATNRPQEIDEAARRRLVKRLYIPLPEASARKQIVINLMSKEQCCLSEEEIEQVVQQSDGFSGADMTQLCREASLGPIRSLQTADIATVTPDQVRPIAYIDFENAFRTVRPSVSPKDLELYENWNKTFGCGK; encoded by the coding sequence atgagTAGTGTACAGAAGATGATGCAAGCTGGCAAAAAATTCAAAGACTCTCTGTTGGAACCTGCTCATGCATCAGTGGTAATCCATAAGGAGGCCACTGTCTTTGATCTTCCTAAATTTAGTGTTTGTGGTAGTTCTCAAGAGAGTGACCCATTACCTAACTCAGCCCATGATCAAGATAGGACCCAGGACTTCCCAGAGAACAATCCTTTGAAACTCCTTCAGAGTGCCCAGCCACCTATGGTGACTAACACTGCTAAGACTTGTCCTACATTCTCAGCACCTGTAGGTGACTCAGCCACTGCAAAATTCCATGTCACACCGTTGTTTGGAAATGTCAAAAAGGAAAATCACAGCTccccaaaagaaaacataggactTAATATGTTCTTATCTAATCAGTCTTGTTTTCCTGCTGCCTGTGAGAGTCCACAAAGGAAGTCTTTTTATGATTCTGGCACCATTGATGCACTTTCCAATCCAATACTAAATAAGACTTGTAGTAAAACAGAAGATAATGGCCCAAAGGAGGATAGCAACCTGCCTACATTTAAAACGGCAAAAGAACAATTATGGGTAGATCAGCAAAAAAAGTACCACCAACCTCAGCGTGCATCAGGGTCTTCATATGGTGGTGTAAAAAAGTCTCTAGGAGCTAGTAGATCCCGAGGAATACTTGGAAAGTTTGTTCCTCCTATACCCAAGCAAGATGGGGGAGAGCAGAATGGAGGAAAGCAGTATAAGCCTTATGGGGCAGGGCCTACAGAACCAGCACATCCAGTCGATGAGCGTCTGAAGAACTTGGAGCCAAAGATGATTGAACTTATTATGAATGAGATTATGGATCATGGACCTCCAGTAAATTGGGAAGATATTGCAGGAGTAGAATTTGCTAAAGCCACCATAAAGGAAATAGTTGTGTGGCCCATGTTGAGGCCAGACATCTTTACTGGTTTAAGGGGACCCCCTAAAGGAATTTTGCTCTTTGGTCCTCCTGGGACTGGTAAAACTCTAATTGGCAAGTGCATTGCTAGTCAGTCTGGGGCAACATTCTTTAGCATCTCTGCTTCATCCTTAACTTCTAAATGGGTAGGTGAGGGGGAGAAAATGGTCCGTGCATTGTTTGCTGTTGCAAGGTGTCAGCAACCAGCTGTGATATTTATTGATGAAATTGATTCCTTGTTATCTCAAAGGGGAGATGGTGAGCATGAATCTTCTAGAAggataaaaacagaatttttagtTCAGCTAGATGGAGCAACAACATCTTCTGAAGATCGTATCCTAGTGGTAGGGGCAACAAATCGGCCACAAGAAATTGATGAGGCTGCCCGGAGAAGATTGGTGAAAAGGCTTTATATTCCCCTCCCAGAAGCTTCAGCCAGGAAACAGATAGTAATTAATCTAATGTCCAAAGAGCAGTGTTGCCTCAGTGAGGAGGAAATTGAACAGGTTGTACAGCAGTCTGATGGGTTCTCAGGAGCAGACATGACACAGCTTTGCAGAGAGGCTTCTCTTGGTCCTATTCGCAGTTTACAAACTGCTGACATTGCTACTGTAACACCGGATCAAGTTCGACCAATAGCTTATATCgattttgaaaatgcttttagAACTGTGCGACCTagtgtttctccaaaagatttaGAGCTTTATGAAAACTGGAACAAAACTTTTGGTTGTGGAAAGTAA